The Mesorhizobium loti genome includes a region encoding these proteins:
- a CDS encoding IS1380 family transposase → MTDDTLLPLSFPAVGRKKITAAFDGGRITSDGGVMLLAAAERRLQLADRLAAAIHDPRDPARVTHAMADIVRARIFAIACGYEDANDLDRLRTDPAFKLACGRLPDSGIDLCSQPTCSRLENLPDLRTVIRLGWVLVDLWLSSYAAPPKSVTLDIDDTVDVVHGHQQLSLFNAHYDERCFLPIHIYDAATGRPVAMILRPGRTPAGKEIRGHLRRLVRRIRARWPTTRILIRGDGHYGRAQVMAWCEDNAVDYLFGLPGNKVLQRLVDEAADDIRTRRALEQKPVLRGYAETRYKAKSWRTERRACARIEATTLGLDIRFVVTNLDKGSAEHVYDVIYCARGQAENLIKMHKSQLASDRTSCRSPIANQVRLVLHTAAYWLMLTLREAVPTTHHLCNAEFSTLRLRLLKLGARVTETVSRIRLAFAAACPEASLFRTIAITLQPAGP, encoded by the coding sequence ATGACCGATGATACGTTGCTGCCGCTCTCATTTCCAGCCGTTGGACGCAAGAAGATCACAGCTGCGTTTGACGGCGGACGCATCACCTCGGATGGTGGCGTCATGCTTTTGGCAGCGGCCGAGCGACGCCTGCAACTGGCCGACAGGCTGGCCGCCGCGATCCACGATCCGCGCGATCCAGCGCGGGTGACGCACGCCATGGCCGACATTGTGCGCGCCCGCATCTTTGCGATCGCATGCGGCTACGAGGATGCCAACGATCTCGACCGGCTGCGCACCGACCCGGCCTTCAAGCTCGCCTGCGGGCGGCTGCCCGACAGCGGGATTGATCTGTGCTCGCAGCCGACATGCTCGCGCCTCGAGAACCTGCCCGACCTGCGCACCGTCATCCGGCTCGGCTGGGTGCTGGTCGATCTGTGGCTGTCGAGCTATGCCGCGCCGCCCAAAAGCGTCACGCTCGACATCGACGACACGGTGGATGTCGTTCACGGCCATCAGCAGCTCTCGCTGTTCAACGCCCATTACGACGAGCGTTGCTTCCTGCCGATCCACATCTACGACGCCGCGACAGGACGCCCGGTCGCCATGATCCTGCGTCCTGGCAGGACCCCGGCGGGCAAGGAGATCCGCGGCCATCTGCGCCGGCTTGTCCGGCGCATCCGCGCCCGCTGGCCGACCACCCGCATTCTGATCCGCGGCGATGGCCACTATGGCCGGGCGCAAGTCATGGCATGGTGCGAGGACAATGCGGTCGACTACCTCTTCGGATTGCCCGGCAACAAGGTTCTCCAGCGTCTCGTTGATGAAGCCGCCGACGATATCCGCACCCGCCGCGCGCTCGAGCAGAAGCCGGTGCTGCGCGGCTATGCCGAGACCCGATACAAGGCGAAATCCTGGAGGACGGAACGCCGCGCCTGCGCCCGCATCGAGGCAACCACCCTCGGCCTCGACATCCGCTTCGTCGTCACCAATCTCGACAAAGGCTCCGCCGAGCATGTCTACGATGTGATCTACTGCGCCCGCGGCCAGGCCGAAAACCTGATCAAGATGCACAAGAGCCAGCTCGCCTCCGACCGCACCAGCTGCCGCTCACCGATTGCCAACCAGGTCCGTCTCGTCCTGCACACCGCCGCATACTGGTTGATGCTCACCCTGCGCGAGGCAGTGCCCACGACCCATCATCTGTGCAACGCCGAGTTCTCTACACTGCGGCTCAGGCTTCTCAAGCTCGGCGCCCGCGTCACCGAAACCGTCTCGCGCATCCGTCTGGCCTTCGCCGCCGCCTGTCCCGAAGCAAGTCTGTTCCGAACGATCGCCATCACGCTGCAGCCCGCAGGGCCATGA
- a CDS encoding polysaccharide biosynthesis tyrosine autokinase, with amino-acid sequence MASPTDNPLINREFLPLDVREILDFFLRRWKLVFSIAAITFCLFVSAAYVIPPSYTGVAQILLDAPIDYMTPQDYSNSDFADNPTFIESQIAVLRSASLLQQVVDSEKLTEDPEIGPAALAWLQGSLGVSRVGLGNVIQIDTSMYDPAKAASLANAIAQAYLADRVKSRYEGVQKASTWLSDRAAYLRAELSRSEQVVQKFRIDHNLLATAAGSLTDQQLSELNIALINARAELSEKRAQYQQVDKLQASGGDIQSMPGALQSVVVSALRAQLSLVSRREADLKLKYGERHPDVMTAQAERSDIEGQIAAEVQRLTGNLKNEVDAAEAREASLARAMDSVSNRSEIEGQVGVQLRDLERIAAANKELFETFLSRAKLTEEKSTLLNSGVRVITNASVPVSPSFPNRPLFAALGLVLGLFVGGAGAVLRELFASGFMAKKQIEDELAVSVLASMPRMPGWSRDAQSQAQPVAYLERRPLSRYSEAVRRLRLGIEATPDLIRSPRLILVTSAMPGEGKTTLVLSLACSAAADGERVLVVDADLRLSAATAFFGMADKVGLVDVLTLPMRAANAIHRDERSGISLLPAGARTRNPPALLASARMRSVLDELRGRFDTVIIDAPPVGPAADASILARYVDKVLFVVKWRETSREAVAEGIRHLGGRSKIAGIALTMVDEPKLPKYGRYTSLESSVSDSYYLN; translated from the coding sequence ATGGCAAGTCCAACTGACAATCCGCTCATAAACCGGGAGTTTCTACCGCTCGACGTCAGGGAGATCCTTGATTTCTTCCTCCGCCGATGGAAGTTGGTGTTCAGCATTGCAGCGATCACCTTCTGTTTATTTGTTAGTGCCGCCTATGTAATTCCTCCATCGTACACGGGCGTTGCACAAATATTGCTGGATGCCCCGATCGACTATATGACTCCGCAAGATTATTCCAATTCTGACTTTGCCGACAATCCAACATTTATCGAAAGCCAGATCGCAGTCCTGAGATCCGCTTCACTTCTTCAGCAGGTGGTTGACAGCGAAAAGCTGACGGAAGACCCTGAGATCGGGCCGGCAGCGTTGGCATGGCTCCAGGGCTCGCTGGGAGTTTCGCGCGTCGGGCTTGGGAACGTCATTCAAATCGATACAAGCATGTACGACCCCGCGAAAGCAGCATCGCTGGCAAATGCGATTGCCCAAGCGTATCTCGCTGATCGAGTCAAATCCCGTTACGAAGGAGTCCAGAAGGCCTCCACATGGCTCAGCGATCGCGCCGCGTATCTGCGGGCAGAACTCAGTCGTTCTGAACAAGTTGTCCAGAAGTTTCGTATCGATCACAACTTGTTGGCGACGGCCGCGGGCAGCTTGACTGACCAGCAGCTGTCCGAATTGAATATCGCGTTAATCAACGCGCGCGCCGAATTGTCGGAGAAACGGGCACAATACCAACAAGTTGACAAGTTGCAGGCTAGTGGAGGCGACATCCAGTCGATGCCTGGCGCGTTGCAATCCGTTGTGGTCAGCGCCCTTCGGGCTCAGTTGTCTCTGGTTAGTCGGCGGGAAGCCGATCTTAAATTGAAGTATGGCGAACGGCATCCGGATGTCATGACGGCTCAGGCCGAGCGCAGCGACATCGAGGGACAGATCGCCGCTGAAGTCCAGCGTCTCACCGGCAATCTGAAGAATGAAGTGGACGCCGCCGAAGCCAGGGAAGCCTCTCTCGCTCGGGCTATGGACTCGGTATCCAACCGGTCCGAAATCGAAGGTCAGGTTGGCGTCCAGTTGCGCGACCTGGAGAGGATCGCCGCCGCGAACAAGGAACTCTTCGAGACCTTCCTGTCACGCGCGAAGCTCACCGAGGAGAAGTCTACCCTCCTCAACAGCGGCGTACGGGTGATCACCAATGCCAGTGTTCCGGTCTCGCCAAGTTTCCCGAACAGGCCTCTTTTTGCTGCCCTGGGACTTGTCCTCGGCTTATTCGTCGGGGGCGCCGGCGCCGTTCTTCGTGAACTTTTCGCTTCCGGCTTCATGGCAAAGAAGCAGATAGAGGACGAGCTGGCCGTTTCGGTTCTTGCGTCCATGCCAAGAATGCCGGGCTGGTCGAGAGACGCCCAGTCCCAAGCCCAACCTGTGGCCTATCTCGAACGCAGACCACTCTCCAGGTATAGCGAAGCCGTGCGGCGGCTCCGCCTGGGTATCGAGGCAACACCGGACCTGATCCGTTCGCCGCGCCTCATACTGGTGACATCGGCGATGCCCGGCGAAGGAAAGACAACCCTGGTATTGAGCCTGGCTTGCTCCGCCGCGGCCGACGGCGAACGGGTTCTGGTCGTCGATGCGGACTTGCGGCTTTCTGCTGCCACGGCCTTCTTCGGCATGGCGGATAAGGTCGGGTTGGTGGACGTTCTGACTTTACCGATGAGGGCTGCAAACGCAATTCATCGGGACGAACGCTCGGGGATTTCCCTCCTCCCTGCCGGCGCAAGGACCCGGAACCCGCCTGCCCTTCTTGCTTCCGCGCGAATGCGCTCAGTCCTCGACGAGCTTCGCGGGAGATTCGACACGGTGATCATTGACGCACCACCTGTTGGACCTGCGGCCGATGCCTCGATCCTAGCGAGGTATGTCGACAAAGTTCTCTTTGTCGTGAAGTGGCGTGAAACCTCGCGCGAGGCCGTTGCCGAAGGAATTCGCCATCTTGGCGGCCGGTCCAAGATTGCCGGCATCGCCCTGACAATGGTGGACGAACCAAAGCTGCCAAAATATGGCCGCTACACGTCCTTGGAAAGTAGTGTTTCTGACAGTTACTATCTCAACTAG
- a CDS encoding Lrp/AsnC family transcriptional regulator translates to MDSLDQKLITLLRHSARRSISDLAADLGVSRATARSRMERLEQSGEIIGYTVILRAEAISSAVRGIMMIEIEGHAADRVIRALGGFAEVATIHTTNGRWDLVVELNTATLTEFDAVLRRIRLVPGITGSETSLLLATPRSTKARL, encoded by the coding sequence GTGGATTCTCTCGACCAGAAACTCATCACGCTCCTGCGCCACAGCGCGCGGCGGAGCATCTCCGACCTGGCGGCGGATCTTGGCGTGTCGCGCGCCACGGCACGCTCGCGAATGGAGCGGCTTGAACAGTCCGGCGAGATCATCGGCTATACGGTCATCTTGCGCGCCGAAGCGATCAGTTCGGCCGTCAGGGGCATCATGATGATCGAGATCGAAGGCCATGCGGCCGATCGGGTGATCCGCGCTCTTGGCGGCTTTGCGGAAGTCGCTACGATTCATACGACCAATGGCCGCTGGGATCTGGTGGTCGAGCTCAACACGGCAACCCTCACCGAGTTCGATGCGGTGTTGCGCCGAATTCGCCTGGTGCCCGGTATCACCGGCAGCGAGACGAGCCTGCTGCTGGCCACGCCGCGCAGCACGAAAGCCCGTCTTTAA
- a CDS encoding transcription antiterminator NusG — translation MLHADLSHSRPQEPVEKIHDGDSARWCVVQTHQHSESLAERHLLSQNFRTYLPKRRRTVRHARIVRTVSSAYFDCYLFVSLAVHQQSWYPINSTVGVRKLVMSKGMPTPAPYGVIESLISATDDDGILHPDILLKPGQRVRVIDGPFLDQLGVLDHVGNAGAVRILLDIMNRSIPITIDRDKLSVIS, via the coding sequence ATGCTGCACGCTGACTTATCTCATAGTCGCCCTCAAGAGCCGGTAGAAAAAATTCACGACGGGGATTCCGCGCGTTGGTGCGTGGTCCAGACGCACCAACATTCCGAGAGCTTGGCGGAGAGGCACCTGTTGTCGCAAAACTTCCGAACCTATCTGCCCAAGCGAAGACGAACCGTTCGCCACGCTCGCATTGTCAGAACCGTCTCCAGTGCGTATTTCGACTGCTATCTGTTCGTCTCGCTGGCTGTTCATCAGCAGAGCTGGTACCCCATCAACTCGACCGTCGGCGTCCGGAAACTCGTCATGAGCAAAGGTATGCCGACACCGGCGCCATATGGTGTGATTGAGTCTTTGATCTCAGCAACCGATGACGACGGTATTTTGCACCCCGACATTCTATTGAAGCCAGGCCAAAGGGTTAGGGTCATAGACGGACCGTTCTTGGACCAGCTTGGTGTTCTTGATCATGTTGGAAATGCTGGAGCAGTCAGAATTCTCCTTGATATTATGAACCGGTCGATTCCAATTACGATCGACCGGGATAAACTTTCGGTAATTTCTTGA
- a CDS encoding HlyD family type I secretion periplasmic adaptor subunit translates to MTVPSQAIQTGAKTYRWQRDVDTRTDRITLAGYGSVAVFLLGFGFWAATAPIAGATIAPGVVAAAGQNVMIQHLEGGVVSSIKVREGDRVSRGQALIVLDPTVAQSQLNRVLKQWVAQKADIARLEAERDGLEKIVLSGDLGAYSDASEYSDVFGEQNKEFQARLARYAAEQGILKQRVTALQDAIVGLRAQKKAAENQIAIVSGETERKKDLLEKGLTNRSEYTDLLRSTAELVGQAGSLEAQIASSATQTVEARQQIERLTTSRVEDAVTELNKARAQVADLEEQINAGRSVLDRTTIRAPVDGIIVRSLYNSQGSVIRAGEVVMELLPTTNEFIVEARIKPEDIDSIRVGQDANMMFTALNARTTPKVPGKVFYISADRLITPSTGLPYFTVRLKMADKLPPQIKPEQIYPGMPVETFISTGERTFLAYLTKPLVDSFQRAFRER, encoded by the coding sequence ATGACGGTTCCTAGCCAAGCCATCCAGACGGGCGCCAAGACGTATCGCTGGCAACGCGACGTCGATACACGCACCGATCGGATCACGCTGGCGGGGTATGGAAGCGTGGCCGTTTTCTTGCTCGGCTTCGGATTCTGGGCAGCCACTGCACCGATTGCAGGAGCAACGATCGCGCCAGGGGTGGTAGCAGCAGCAGGGCAAAATGTCATGATCCAGCACCTCGAAGGAGGCGTGGTCAGCAGCATCAAGGTCCGGGAGGGCGACAGGGTCTCAAGAGGCCAGGCCCTGATCGTGCTCGATCCGACGGTGGCGCAGTCCCAGCTCAACCGCGTTCTCAAGCAATGGGTTGCCCAAAAAGCTGACATTGCGCGGCTTGAGGCAGAGCGGGACGGCCTCGAGAAAATTGTCTTGTCCGGTGATCTCGGAGCCTATTCAGACGCTTCTGAATACAGCGATGTCTTCGGAGAGCAAAATAAGGAATTTCAGGCTCGGTTGGCGCGCTATGCCGCAGAACAGGGGATTTTGAAGCAAAGGGTAACGGCCCTCCAGGACGCGATTGTCGGGCTAAGGGCTCAAAAGAAGGCAGCGGAAAATCAAATCGCGATCGTCAGCGGGGAGACGGAGCGAAAAAAAGACCTGCTGGAAAAAGGACTCACAAATCGTTCGGAATACACCGATCTTCTGCGCAGCACCGCCGAGTTGGTAGGCCAGGCAGGGTCTCTGGAAGCGCAGATCGCTAGCTCGGCGACGCAGACTGTGGAAGCGCGTCAGCAGATTGAACGACTTACAACCAGCCGGGTCGAGGATGCCGTTACGGAATTGAACAAAGCACGGGCGCAGGTCGCGGATCTCGAGGAACAAATCAACGCTGGTCGATCGGTTCTCGACCGGACGACCATCCGGGCGCCGGTGGACGGCATCATCGTTAGATCGCTCTACAATTCCCAAGGCAGCGTCATCCGTGCTGGGGAGGTGGTGATGGAGCTTCTGCCGACCACGAACGAGTTCATTGTCGAGGCCAGGATAAAGCCCGAAGATATCGACTCAATCCGGGTGGGGCAGGACGCAAATATGATGTTCACGGCGCTCAACGCGCGTACGACGCCGAAAGTGCCCGGAAAGGTGTTCTACATTTCGGCGGACCGGCTGATCACACCCAGCACGGGACTGCCTTACTTCACCGTACGGCTTAAAATGGCCGACAAGTTACCGCCGCAGATCAAGCCCGAGCAGATCTATCCAGGCATGCCGGTCGAAACATTCATCTCAACCGGCGAGCGAACGTTTCTGGCTTATCTGACCAAACCTCTGGTGGATTCGTTCCAGCGCGCCTTCAGGGAGAGGTAG
- a CDS encoding GFA family protein, translating into MSDTIRRTGSCLCRGVQFSVRGPPLRIGLCHCKDCRKAGGSAYSAFAIWPREAFEKTGLVSSYGTRSFCRTCGGRVASIDDNEAEVMIGSLDVAPTDLVPEYELWTSRRETWLHALPGAEQFEHDRPAAHNAEVPAPKSLSDVDAAA; encoded by the coding sequence ATGTCCGACACCATACGCAGGACCGGCAGTTGCCTGTGCCGCGGCGTGCAGTTCTCAGTCCGCGGTCCGCCGCTCCGCATTGGTCTTTGCCATTGTAAGGATTGCCGCAAGGCCGGCGGCTCGGCCTATTCGGCCTTTGCCATCTGGCCGCGCGAGGCCTTCGAGAAGACGGGCCTCGTCAGTTCCTATGGCACGCGCAGCTTCTGCCGGACCTGCGGCGGCCGCGTCGCCTCGATCGACGACAACGAGGCTGAGGTGATGATCGGCAGCCTCGACGTCGCGCCGACCGATCTCGTACCCGAATATGAATTGTGGACCTCAAGGCGCGAGACCTGGCTGCATGCCTTGCCCGGCGCCGAGCAGTTCGAGCACGACCGGCCGGCGGCGCACAACGCTGAAGTGCCGGCACCGAAGTCGCTGTCGGACGTCGATGCGGCCGCGTGA
- a CDS encoding glycosyltransferase family 4 protein, with amino-acid sequence MKIVHVLTRLLRAGSEENTLACCLAQARHGHDVLLVHGEEYDPSLRASVAQAVRVVTLEKLINSISPSRDISAFGQLTRLMRDWRPDIVHTHQSKAGIVGRLAAKEANIPCIIHGVHILPFVHVGNARRLIFLGAERLAAKFTRAFIDVSQAMRDICIANHLGSPDQHHVVHSGFDLARFANAQWPQEPHLLLGTAAGEPKPPVVLMLAALEPRKRHVEFIESFGQVVDRIPNVRLMLAGEGPARSAVESAIERSPFANNVRMIGYHCEPERLISLADVCVLTSMREGLPRVMMQYLAGGRASVVSHLPGVEEVVKHGVNGIVTPADDVGAAAAAVADLLQNEHCRARLADSAKLTDLSSWGLDSMCDRVELIYQSVLESALSAARPNDARIRDRLVKQTSGLHGF; translated from the coding sequence ATGAAGATCGTTCATGTGCTCACCAGACTGCTTCGGGCAGGTTCCGAAGAGAACACATTGGCCTGCTGTCTAGCTCAGGCGCGGCACGGCCACGACGTGCTTTTGGTTCACGGCGAGGAGTACGACCCGAGTTTGCGGGCGTCCGTTGCCCAAGCCGTTCGGGTAGTGACCCTGGAAAAACTCATCAATTCGATTTCACCATCCCGTGACATTTCTGCGTTCGGGCAACTCACTCGCCTTATGCGCGATTGGCGGCCTGACATCGTGCACACACATCAAAGCAAAGCCGGCATCGTCGGCCGCCTTGCCGCCAAGGAAGCCAATATCCCTTGCATCATCCATGGCGTGCACATTTTGCCTTTCGTCCATGTGGGCAACGCGCGGAGGCTGATATTTCTGGGTGCCGAACGCCTGGCCGCGAAGTTCACACGCGCTTTCATCGATGTCAGCCAGGCTATGCGCGACATTTGCATCGCCAATCATCTGGGCAGTCCCGATCAGCACCATGTCGTTCACTCCGGCTTCGATCTGGCACGCTTCGCGAACGCGCAATGGCCGCAAGAACCGCATCTGCTCCTGGGGACGGCTGCCGGAGAGCCAAAGCCACCGGTGGTCCTGATGCTGGCTGCACTGGAACCGAGAAAACGCCATGTCGAGTTCATTGAATCATTCGGGCAAGTCGTCGACCGAATTCCGAACGTGCGACTGATGCTGGCCGGTGAAGGGCCAGCGCGATCCGCCGTTGAATCGGCCATTGAACGATCCCCGTTCGCAAACAACGTTCGCATGATCGGCTACCATTGCGAGCCTGAACGACTGATCAGCCTGGCGGATGTATGTGTGCTGACGTCGATGCGAGAAGGATTGCCTCGGGTCATGATGCAGTATCTGGCGGGTGGTCGAGCCAGTGTGGTCTCGCACTTGCCGGGAGTGGAAGAGGTTGTGAAGCATGGCGTGAATGGAATTGTAACGCCAGCGGACGACGTGGGCGCCGCAGCGGCGGCGGTCGCCGATCTTCTCCAAAATGAGCACTGCCGCGCTCGACTGGCTGACAGTGCGAAACTCACCGACCTTTCATCCTGGGGACTGGATTCCATGTGCGACAGGGTCGAGCTGATTTATCAATCCGTCCTGGAGTCAGCCCTTTCGGCCGCAAGGCCAAACGACGCACGAATTCGCGACCGCCTCGTAAAGCAAACCTCAGGGCTGCACGGATTTTGA
- a CDS encoding type I secretion system permease/ATPase gives MPSYSNRTVLSRSVVEMGLFSAVMNTLVLILPLYMLQVYDRVLPAANLDTLTYLTLLALSSLLLFGVLEVVRGIYASRLAARLDVALGGSSFLAAMSGPRAGLGDVQALRDLATLRGFIASRTIFFLFDLPFGPIFVGLLYFIHPLLFLVTVVGAVLMVSIAVLNQVSSSRPGKEAAENLNASMNSAQAFARNFETVRALGMVSNAIEFWGARFSASLHASDGLARINAFYGGVSRTTRSVLQIAILGVGAYLVLHNEMTAGMIFASSMISARALQPLDQIVGSWRQITDANLAWKRLSASRSGSGEQENIALPAPEGALSADQIVYHLPGSADGALPLIKRVTFEVPAGETVAIVGPSQAGKSTLARLIVGAIQPRSGAIRIDGGDIRNWDPEQLGHHIGYLPQDVELFPGTIAQNISRFEPDAADEKLVRAAQQAQVHELILGQRNGYSTVIGPAGVRLSGGERQRIGLARAFYGDPKILVLDEPNANLDTYGEAALVRAIIQARSRKTTVLVITHRPSLAAKCDRLLMLRNGQVEIYGSTKDVLDKLAERQGQATSPAASQSRDNVGVVPFPSPTRVEIKVANDGS, from the coding sequence ATGCCCAGTTATTCGAACAGAACGGTGCTATCGAGAAGCGTGGTCGAAATGGGCCTCTTCTCCGCGGTGATGAACACCCTGGTGTTAATTCTGCCCCTCTACATGCTGCAGGTATATGATCGGGTTTTACCTGCAGCCAATCTGGACACTCTCACCTACCTGACCTTACTTGCGCTTTCGTCGCTCTTGCTCTTCGGAGTGCTCGAAGTCGTTCGGGGGATATATGCGAGCCGGCTCGCCGCGCGGCTCGATGTTGCGTTGGGTGGATCGTCTTTTCTCGCCGCAATGAGCGGCCCCCGCGCTGGGCTCGGCGATGTCCAGGCCTTGCGCGACTTGGCCACCCTGCGGGGGTTCATCGCTTCGCGAACCATTTTCTTTCTCTTCGACCTTCCTTTCGGGCCGATCTTCGTGGGCCTCCTCTATTTCATCCACCCATTGCTCTTCCTTGTAACGGTCGTCGGAGCGGTTCTCATGGTGTCCATCGCCGTGCTGAATCAGGTCTCGAGTTCGAGGCCCGGCAAGGAGGCGGCGGAGAATCTCAATGCCTCAATGAATTCGGCGCAGGCCTTCGCGCGAAACTTCGAAACGGTCCGTGCACTCGGCATGGTGTCCAACGCGATAGAGTTCTGGGGTGCCCGTTTTTCCGCCTCGCTGCACGCCTCGGATGGGCTCGCTCGCATCAACGCATTCTATGGCGGTGTGTCTCGCACCACGCGATCGGTACTGCAAATCGCGATACTAGGCGTCGGCGCTTATCTGGTTCTGCACAACGAGATGACCGCCGGGATGATATTTGCGTCCTCGATGATTTCCGCGCGCGCTTTGCAACCTCTTGATCAAATCGTTGGAAGTTGGCGGCAGATCACCGACGCCAATCTTGCATGGAAGAGGCTTTCGGCTTCCCGATCCGGATCGGGCGAGCAGGAAAACATAGCATTGCCGGCCCCTGAGGGAGCGCTGAGCGCGGATCAGATAGTTTATCATCTTCCTGGATCGGCCGACGGCGCGCTGCCGCTCATAAAGCGGGTGACCTTCGAGGTCCCCGCTGGAGAAACCGTCGCCATCGTCGGCCCAAGCCAGGCCGGAAAATCGACGCTGGCGCGGCTTATCGTCGGTGCCATTCAACCCCGTTCTGGCGCGATCCGCATCGATGGCGGCGATATTCGAAACTGGGATCCCGAGCAGCTCGGCCATCATATTGGCTACCTTCCGCAGGATGTCGAACTCTTCCCAGGAACGATCGCCCAGAACATTTCGCGCTTTGAGCCCGATGCAGCCGACGAAAAGTTAGTCCGGGCGGCCCAGCAGGCGCAGGTGCATGAGCTCATCCTGGGGCAGAGGAACGGATACTCGACTGTGATCGGCCCCGCTGGCGTTCGTCTCTCAGGCGGGGAGCGTCAACGCATTGGCCTTGCGCGCGCCTTTTACGGCGATCCCAAGATCCTGGTGCTCGACGAGCCCAATGCAAATCTTGACACCTATGGCGAAGCCGCGCTCGTGCGCGCGATCATCCAGGCACGTTCACGAAAAACCACCGTGCTTGTCATCACCCACCGACCGTCGCTCGCAGCCAAATGCGATCGGCTACTTATGCTGCGCAATGGCCAGGTCGAGATCTATGGTTCGACCAAGGACGTGCTCGACAAACTTGCCGAGCGACAGGGCCAAGCCACATCGCCCGCAGCTTCCCAGTCCCGTGACAACGTAGGAGTGGTGCCTTTCCCGTCACCGACACGCGTGGAGATAAAGGTCGCCAATGACGGTTCCTAG
- a CDS encoding Crp/Fnr family transcriptional regulator, with the protein MRRHYPANTTIAREHQARSLILVVTAGWAAFAKTLPNGSRVIVDFALPREIALIEFSGEGGETVTALSDVTAIELIGPVHTCLSRYPQAICETILLAEARRYSRVAEHLAGVSRRDPVERTAHFLLELAYRAHRSATTYPDRFECPLTQAELADALGLSAVHVSRVLKDLRESGLASFRNGVVELHDHAGLIKTAGFDPSYISN; encoded by the coding sequence GTGCGCCGCCATTATCCAGCGAACACGACGATTGCACGCGAGCATCAGGCCAGATCCCTTATCCTGGTAGTGACTGCGGGATGGGCCGCATTCGCCAAGACATTGCCGAACGGCTCGCGTGTCATCGTCGATTTTGCGCTTCCTCGCGAAATTGCCTTGATTGAGTTCAGCGGAGAAGGGGGCGAGACGGTAACGGCTCTTTCCGATGTGACTGCGATCGAGCTGATCGGTCCTGTCCATACTTGTTTATCGCGCTATCCGCAGGCCATTTGCGAGACTATCCTGCTGGCTGAGGCAAGGCGGTACTCCAGGGTTGCGGAACATCTGGCAGGAGTCAGTAGAAGGGATCCTGTGGAACGCACGGCTCATTTTCTTCTTGAACTGGCCTACCGCGCACATCGATCAGCAACGACCTATCCGGACCGCTTTGAATGCCCGCTGACGCAGGCTGAGCTGGCCGACGCGTTGGGGCTTTCAGCTGTGCATGTAAGTCGCGTGTTGAAGGATTTGCGAGAAAGCGGGTTGGCTTCATTCCGCAATGGTGTGGTCGAGTTGCATGACCATGCGGGACTTATCAAAACAGCCGGATTTGATCCGTCTTACATTTCGAATTGA